A portion of the Prinia subflava isolate CZ2003 ecotype Zambia unplaced genomic scaffold, Cam_Psub_1.2 scaffold_52_NEW, whole genome shotgun sequence genome contains these proteins:
- the AQP5 gene encoding aquaporin-5: MKKEILTLAFARAVFVEFLSTLIFVFIGLGSALKWPSALPSILQIALAFGLAIGTLVQAFGHISGAHINPAVTIAFFVGNQISLPRTLLYIVAQLLGAIAGAGILYGVTPANTRGNLAINELNYNVTPGQALVVEIILTFQLATCIFASTDNRRSGTGSPALSIGLSVTVGHLVGIYFTGCSMNPARSFGPAVVTRRFSPVHWVFWVGPILGACLASLLYFYILVPYCMNMSDRVAIIKGTYESEEEWEEQREERKKSMELTPP; encoded by the exons ATGAAGAAGGAAATACTAACCCTGGCCTTTGCTCGAGCTGTCTTTGTGGAGTTCCTCTCCACGCTCATCTTCGTCTTCATCGGGCTGGGCTCGGCGCTCAAGTGGCCCTCGGCGCTGCCCAGCATCCTGCAGATCGCGCTGGCCTTCGGGCTGGCCATCGGCACGCTGGTGCAGGCCTTCGGCCACATCAGCGGCGCCCACATCAACCCGGCCGTGACCATCGCCTTCTTCGTGGGCAACCAGATCTCGCTGCCCCGCACGCTGCTCTACATCGTGGCCCAGCTGCTGGGGGCCATCGCCGGCGCCGGGATCCTCTACGGCGTCACCCCCGCCAACACCCGCGGCAACCTGGCCATCAACGAA CTCAACTACAACGTAACCCCGGGCCAGGCCCTCGTGGTGGAGATCATCCTCACCTTCCAGCTGGCCACCTGCATCTTCGCGTCCACCGACAACCGGCGCAGCGGCACCGGCTCCCCGGCACTGTCCATCGGCCTCTCCGTCACCGTGGGCCACCTGGTGGGG ATTTACTTCACCGGCTGCTCCATGAACCCTGCGCGCTCCTTTGGGCCTGCGGTCGTCACCAGGAGGTTCAGCCCCGTGCACTGG GTGTTCTGGGTCGGGCCCATCCTCGGGGCTTGCTTGGCCTCCCTGCTCTACTTCTACATCCTGGTGCCCTACTGCATGAACATGTCCGACAGGGTGGCCATCATCAAGGGCACCTACGAGTCCgaggaggagtgggaggagcagcgggaggagaggaagaagagcaTGGAGCTGACCCCGCCGtga